The following are from one region of the Candidatus Bathyarchaeia archaeon genome:
- a CDS encoding MBL fold metallo-hydrolase — protein sequence MADCELIFLGTGGGRFAMITQARRTGGIRLSGPLEAQLDPGPGALVYSKMAGLNPSSVNLLLVSHCHLDHYSDAEVFIEAMTRGMTKRRGTLIASRSVLRGHEGSWPCLSGYHLGMPKLVLEANPGDSFEVEGVRVVATKARHTDPHTVGFRFEFPFGTLAYTSDTEYFEEMESDYRGSKVLIICVLRPRGEQWPGHMTTEGALRLVEAVRPELAILTDFGMKMLKAGPASEAKWIEGETGVRTIAAQDGMRVRMGDRGIELARETLDGFIK from the coding sequence TTGGCGGATTGCGAGCTCATATTCCTAGGAACCGGCGGAGGCCGGTTCGCGATGATAACTCAGGCTAGGCGTACCGGGGGGATCAGGCTCTCCGGCCCATTGGAGGCCCAACTCGACCCCGGGCCCGGCGCCTTGGTCTACTCCAAAATGGCGGGCCTGAATCCCTCCTCGGTCAACCTCCTCCTCGTATCCCATTGCCATCTGGACCATTATTCCGATGCGGAGGTCTTCATAGAAGCCATGACGAGGGGCATGACCAAGCGCAGGGGAACCTTGATCGCGTCGAGGAGCGTCCTGAGGGGTCATGAGGGGTCTTGGCCTTGCCTATCGGGCTATCACCTAGGGATGCCTAAGCTCGTCCTCGAGGCTAATCCGGGCGATTCATTCGAGGTCGAAGGCGTGCGGGTGGTGGCCACCAAGGCGAGGCATACGGATCCCCATACGGTCGGATTCAGGTTTGAGTTCCCATTTGGGACCTTGGCCTATACATCGGATACGGAGTACTTCGAGGAAATGGAATCGGATTACAGGGGCTCCAAGGTGCTAATAATCTGCGTTCTAAGGCCTCGGGGGGAGCAATGGCCCGGCCATATGACCACGGAGGGAGCCCTGAGGCTCGTGGAGGCCGTAAGGCCCGAGCTGGCCATCCTGACGGATTTCGGGATGAAGATGCTCAAGGCCGGACCGGCGAGCGAGGCCAAGTGGATCGAGGGGGAAACGGGCGTCAGGACCATAGCCGCTCAAGATGGGATGAGGGTGAGGATGGGGGATCGGGGGATCGAGCTCGCGCGGGAGACCTTGGATGGATTCATCAAATGA
- a CDS encoding valine--tRNA ligase, whose protein sequence is MEAREGPEDMPKRYEPWEHERRWQEFWEREGIYRFDRADRTKPTYSIDTPPPYPSGEFHMGNVLNWCYFDFVARYKRMRGYNVHFPQGWDCHGLPTEVRVEKVYGIRKRDLPIAEFKRLCEKLTNEYIGKMKAAMKALGYSIDWSLEYRTMDPSYYKLTQLSFVILHRMGRLYRADHPVNWCPRCETAIAEAEVEYVELGGELHYIRFEADGRPLTIATTRPELLPACVAVAVHPNDGRYSNLIGREARVPLFTRAVPILADEGVDPSFGTGAVMVCTFGDKADVAWQKRYGLPVIKAIGEDGRMAEAAGEFAGLSIEECRAKMVERLRAEGLLERSEPIRRSVGTCWRCHTPVEILSKPQWFMRTRDMTEEVVKRAEEVRWVPEFAKRRLIDWAKSLDWDWVISRQRVFATPIPVWYCKGCGEPLLAREEWLPVDPRFEAPKDASCPKCGSREFEGEKDVMDTWMDSSITCAVHAGWPDDMESFQRLFPASLQPNGLDIIRTWDYYLMVKHLALFGEVPYRTVLVNGMVRGTDGRMMHKSYGNYVEASEAVAKYGADAVRQWAASGASTGYDVPFNWGEVEHGKRFLTKLWNAARFVLMFSDPVDPFEGAGGGELIDRWLLSKLERLVGEVTAAMEDFQFSSALGAIRDFVWHVYCDQYLEAIKHRLKGGEGGKEASRTARYALLRAIQLLAPFCPHASEAIYQRLKPAGWPHRSVHETPWPEPNAALIDRQAEEEGDLLISVISEIRRAKAEARIPLKAPLEGVRIYASGRAAEVIKANLRTIAGTCNLPDAQVLEGKGERPVQGRPGIWISLKAHGKGSSPA, encoded by the coding sequence TTGGAGGCGCGAGAAGGGCCCGAGGATATGCCGAAGCGATACGAACCGTGGGAGCATGAAAGGCGTTGGCAGGAGTTTTGGGAGAGGGAGGGGATATACCGGTTCGATCGGGCCGATAGGACCAAGCCGACCTATAGCATCGATACGCCGCCACCATACCCGAGCGGGGAGTTCCACATGGGCAACGTTTTGAACTGGTGCTATTTCGACTTCGTCGCCAGGTACAAGCGGATGAGGGGCTACAATGTCCACTTCCCACAAGGTTGGGATTGCCATGGCCTCCCGACCGAAGTCAGGGTTGAAAAGGTTTACGGGATAAGGAAGCGCGATCTTCCAATCGCCGAGTTCAAGCGCCTTTGTGAGAAATTGACGAACGAGTATATAGGCAAGATGAAGGCGGCCATGAAGGCCCTTGGTTATTCGATCGATTGGTCCTTGGAGTATAGGACAATGGACCCCTCGTATTACAAGCTGACCCAGCTCTCCTTCGTGATCCTCCACAGGATGGGGCGCCTCTATAGGGCCGATCATCCCGTGAATTGGTGTCCCCGCTGCGAGACCGCCATAGCGGAGGCGGAGGTCGAGTATGTGGAGCTGGGGGGCGAGTTGCATTACATTAGGTTCGAGGCGGATGGCCGACCGCTGACGATAGCCACCACCAGGCCCGAGCTCCTGCCGGCCTGCGTGGCGGTGGCCGTTCACCCGAACGATGGGAGATACTCGAACCTCATCGGGAGGGAGGCGAGGGTCCCGCTCTTCACTAGGGCCGTCCCGATATTGGCAGATGAGGGGGTCGATCCCAGCTTCGGGACCGGCGCCGTCATGGTTTGCACGTTCGGCGATAAGGCCGATGTAGCTTGGCAAAAGCGATATGGATTGCCGGTGATCAAGGCCATAGGCGAGGATGGGCGAATGGCGGAGGCGGCCGGGGAGTTCGCGGGGCTGAGCATCGAGGAGTGCAGGGCCAAGATGGTGGAGAGGCTTAGGGCCGAGGGGCTCCTGGAGCGATCGGAGCCGATAAGGAGGAGCGTGGGAACCTGCTGGCGCTGCCATACGCCCGTCGAGATCCTCTCAAAGCCCCAATGGTTCATGAGGACCAGGGATATGACCGAGGAGGTCGTGAAGCGAGCCGAGGAGGTGCGATGGGTCCCGGAGTTCGCCAAGAGGAGGCTCATAGATTGGGCCAAGTCCTTGGATTGGGATTGGGTCATATCGAGGCAAAGGGTCTTCGCGACCCCCATACCGGTCTGGTATTGCAAGGGGTGTGGGGAGCCCCTCCTCGCGCGTGAGGAGTGGTTGCCCGTGGACCCTAGGTTCGAGGCCCCCAAGGATGCCTCATGTCCCAAATGCGGCTCCCGTGAGTTCGAGGGGGAAAAGGACGTGATGGATACTTGGATGGATTCCTCGATCACATGCGCGGTCCACGCCGGTTGGCCCGACGATATGGAATCGTTCCAGCGCCTCTTCCCCGCGAGCCTCCAACCGAACGGCTTGGACATCATAAGGACTTGGGATTATTATCTGATGGTCAAGCATCTGGCCCTCTTCGGCGAAGTCCCCTATAGGACCGTTTTGGTCAACGGAATGGTGAGGGGGACGGATGGGAGGATGATGCATAAGTCCTATGGGAATTATGTGGAGGCGAGCGAGGCCGTTGCCAAGTACGGGGCCGATGCCGTTAGGCAATGGGCCGCATCGGGCGCGAGCACCGGCTACGACGTCCCTTTCAATTGGGGGGAGGTTGAGCATGGGAAAAGGTTCCTGACGAAGCTCTGGAACGCCGCTAGATTCGTCCTGATGTTCTCCGATCCGGTCGATCCATTCGAGGGGGCCGGCGGCGGGGAGCTCATCGATCGATGGCTGTTGAGCAAGCTGGAGAGGCTCGTTGGGGAGGTAACGGCCGCGATGGAGGACTTCCAATTCAGCTCCGCCCTTGGGGCCATAAGGGACTTCGTTTGGCACGTATACTGCGATCAATACCTCGAGGCGATAAAGCATCGCCTGAAGGGGGGCGAGGGGGGCAAGGAGGCATCGAGGACCGCTAGGTACGCGCTCCTAAGGGCCATCCAACTCCTAGCCCCCTTCTGCCCCCATGCCTCCGAGGCTATTTATCAGCGCCTAAAGCCTGCCGGTTGGCCCCATAGGAGCGTCCATGAAACCCCTTGGCCCGAGCCAAACGCCGCCTTGATCGATCGCCAAGCCGAGGAGGAAGGGGACCTTCTCATCAGCGTTATATCCGAGATCAGGAGGGCGAAGGCGGAGGCGAGGATCCCGCTCAAGGCCCCCTTGGAAGGCGTCAGGATCTACGCCTCCGGTAGGGCGGCGGAGGTCATCAAGGCCAACCTCCGGACGATAGCCGGCACCTGCAACCTGCCGGATGCGCAAGTGCTCGAAGGGAAGGGGGAAAGGCCCGTCCAAGGGAGGCCCGGCATCTGGATATCCCTCAAGGCCCATGGGAAGGGATCGAGCCCGGCGTAG
- a CDS encoding chromate transporter, which translates to MGSPSKARGHRCLELFLIFSKISAFTLGGGLAMIPLIEKEVIDKKRWIGGKEFLDLVGITQSMPGAMAINLSICVGYKVAGIRGAISAFLGAILPPFLSIVLAASLFFAVKENPLVERAFQGIRPAVVALITISALRLSRAAGVGKRTVAIPIGIALIVLASGLHPMYMAAIGIAGSALWAASGVRRGRP; encoded by the coding sequence ATGGGTTCGCCGTCGAAGGCGCGCGGCCATAGATGCCTCGAATTATTCTTGATATTCTCGAAGATCTCCGCCTTCACCCTCGGCGGGGGGCTGGCGATGATACCCCTGATAGAGAAGGAGGTGATTGATAAGAAGAGGTGGATCGGAGGGAAGGAGTTCTTGGATTTGGTCGGCATAACCCAATCCATGCCCGGCGCCATGGCCATCAACCTCAGCATCTGCGTGGGCTATAAGGTCGCGGGCATAAGGGGGGCGATCTCCGCCTTCCTCGGGGCGATCCTCCCACCGTTCCTGTCGATCGTATTGGCCGCATCCCTCTTCTTCGCCGTCAAGGAGAATCCGCTGGTTGAAAGGGCCTTCCAAGGAATAAGGCCGGCCGTAGTGGCCTTGATAACCATCTCGGCCCTCAGGCTCTCTAGGGCGGCCGGGGTCGGCAAGAGGACCGTTGCGATACCCATAGGGATCGCTTTAATCGTTTTGGCTTCAGGGCTCCACCCTATGTACATGGCTGCGATCGGGATCGCGGGGAGCGCCCTCTGGGCGGCCTCGGGGGTGAGGAGGGGGAGGCCATGA
- a CDS encoding chromate transporter has product MILLDLALAFIMVGLFSLGGGYAMIPLLQREVAKFGILEGEFCDVVAIAEMTPGPVGVNLSTYTGYKVAGVLGAMVATASNVAPTAILMLIVVKLFYRIRADAILEGFFRGFRLVVIGLIAAAALLMAEAIGLYADYKGLAIFSAILALGYKYRIHPIPLILAAGAMGLLIY; this is encoded by the coding sequence ATGATCCTCTTGGATTTGGCCTTGGCCTTCATTATGGTGGGCCTATTCAGCCTCGGGGGAGGCTATGCGATGATACCGCTATTGCAAAGGGAGGTAGCCAAGTTCGGGATCCTCGAGGGGGAATTTTGCGATGTCGTCGCCATAGCGGAGATGACCCCGGGGCCTGTTGGGGTCAACCTATCGACCTATACGGGGTATAAGGTGGCGGGCGTCCTAGGCGCCATGGTGGCCACGGCCTCCAACGTGGCGCCGACGGCCATCCTGATGCTGATTGTCGTCAAATTGTTCTACCGGATCAGGGCCGATGCCATCTTGGAAGGATTTTTCAGGGGGTTTAGATTGGTGGTAATAGGGCTGATCGCCGCCGCCGCGCTCCTGATGGCGGAGGCGATAGGCCTATACGCCGATTATAAGGGGTTGGCGATCTTCTCGGCCATCCTCGCCCTAGGATATAAGTACAGGATTCATCCAATACCGCTCATTTTGGCCGCCGGCGCAATGGGCCTTCTGATCTATTGA
- a CDS encoding TRAM domain-containing protein: protein MSSFGGPRRRFPSGPRRLAGPSPVKEGEEYDVTIEAVGKRGDGIAKVENFVIFVPGTREGDKVRVRITGLGRNFATATVVR, encoded by the coding sequence TTGAGTAGTTTTGGAGGGCCTAGGCGAAGGTTCCCCAGCGGCCCTAGGAGGCTCGCTGGCCCAAGCCCGGTAAAGGAGGGGGAGGAGTACGATGTCACGATAGAAGCCGTTGGCAAGAGGGGGGACGGCATAGCGAAGGTCGAGAATTTCGTCATATTCGTCCCCGGGACCAGGGAGGGCGATAAGGTCAGGGTGAGGATAACGGGGCTGGGGAGGAACTTCGCGACAGCGACCGTGGTAAGGTGA
- a CDS encoding OB-fold nucleic acid binding domain-containing protein, which produces MKIAELKPGMKGVNLVGKIQEISAPRQVMTRFGGMSKVADAILSDESGAVRISLWNEQIDQVRPGDSIRVENGYVTSFRGEAQLNVGRYGKLSVLK; this is translated from the coding sequence TTGAAGATAGCCGAGCTAAAGCCCGGCATGAAGGGCGTCAACTTGGTTGGCAAGATCCAAGAGATCTCGGCCCCGAGGCAGGTCATGACGAGGTTCGGGGGGATGAGCAAGGTCGCCGATGCGATCCTCTCCGATGAAAGTGGGGCTGTAAGGATATCCCTCTGGAACGAGCAGATCGACCAAGTGAGGCCCGGGGACTCGATTAGGGTGGAGAACGGCTACGTGACGTCCTTCAGGGGCGAAGCGCAACTCAACGTGGGCCGGTACGGCAAGCTCTCGGTTTTGAAATAA
- a CDS encoding creatininase family protein produces MPVYPDWWYSKYNIFEMTAYDVAEWLKKTDICLIPVGSCEQHGPHLPINCDSLQAWIVTKWAAEKAQVLHTPVVWTGYSPHHIRPPGMGAGTITLRAKTFEALMYDISRSLIHHGFNKLIYVIGHTSNIKIIDPVLRSLKYKTGAFAAMFRADAEILPLVPEIMGPIIKNPKEDNPGWHGGEGEISMCLLYHPEAVHMERVKWDRSQIHAPKYLPQDKFTKHDGSPYVVFKGQDHMIYLPMEHHEYCDQGIIGKPTGGDPEKARRAWGVLADKLAEFIEEVKKLKVEVRNREFDDRI; encoded by the coding sequence ATGCCCGTATATCCGGATTGGTGGTATTCGAAATACAACATATTCGAGATGACCGCCTACGACGTCGCCGAATGGCTCAAGAAAACCGATATATGCCTGATACCGGTCGGGAGCTGCGAGCAGCATGGGCCGCATCTGCCGATAAATTGCGACAGCCTCCAGGCTTGGATAGTGACCAAATGGGCCGCTGAGAAGGCGCAGGTCCTCCATACGCCTGTCGTTTGGACCGGTTATTCCCCCCACCACATAAGGCCGCCGGGGATGGGGGCCGGGACGATAACGCTCAGGGCCAAGACCTTCGAGGCACTCATGTATGACATAAGCAGGAGCCTTATCCATCACGGCTTCAACAAGCTGATCTATGTCATAGGGCATACCTCGAACATAAAGATCATCGACCCGGTGCTGAGGTCCCTGAAGTATAAGACCGGGGCCTTCGCCGCCATGTTCAGGGCCGATGCGGAGATACTGCCCTTGGTCCCGGAGATAATGGGCCCGATAATAAAGAACCCGAAGGAGGATAACCCGGGATGGCACGGGGGCGAGGGCGAGATATCGATGTGCCTCCTATACCACCCAGAGGCGGTGCACATGGAGAGGGTCAAATGGGATCGGAGCCAGATACATGCGCCCAAGTATCTGCCCCAAGACAAATTCACCAAGCACGATGGTAGCCCCTACGTCGTCTTCAAGGGACAGGATCATATGATCTACCTTCCGATGGAGCATCACGAATATTGCGATCAGGGGATAATAGGGAAACCGACGGGGGGCGATCCCGAGAAGGCGAGGAGGGCTTGGGGGGTTTTGGCCGATAAGCTGGCCGAGTTCATAGAGGAGGTCAAGAAGCTGAAGGTCGAGGTAAGGAACAGGGAGTTCGACGATAGGATCTAG
- a CDS encoding MFS transporter — translation MERGAFAGEPWKGRLLLLCPLAFLGAFCYTTVRPTASLYARQLGLSYAQVGVLGFAMGLMQTISAMPLGRLSDRIGKASTILMALSGMSASCALFPLAMDYPALLAISILLGLSGGGWWPSIASAFGAAAPPRRRGFAMGLYSASFGSAYAIGPFLGGLAISLSGYPAAFALCLAAGTLGAALSALMRRGEGPMGRGGHMAPGGLGDARSLSASCAGGYANGVLMGFLFTIFPVYLKALGFLESQIGAIVMAFGIARTATFLKAGGLADKHGHSKIAALGLAIAAIASTAIGISGSGIGVWPSSILLGLAMGLIFPSLTAMAAGGGSGFRMGIFETAVGVGLFSGPLVGGYLADAIAPEASLYFCALISLASLAAVSALSRLRI, via the coding sequence ATGGAGAGGGGGGCCTTCGCCGGGGAGCCTTGGAAGGGGCGCCTGTTGCTCCTATGCCCCTTGGCCTTCTTGGGCGCCTTCTGCTATACGACCGTCAGGCCCACCGCCTCCCTCTACGCCCGCCAGCTCGGCCTTTCCTACGCCCAAGTGGGCGTATTGGGCTTCGCGATGGGCCTCATGCAAACCATCTCGGCGATGCCCCTCGGCAGGCTATCGGATAGGATCGGGAAGGCATCGACGATCCTGATGGCGCTCTCCGGCATGTCCGCCTCCTGCGCCCTATTCCCGCTCGCGATGGATTACCCGGCCCTTCTGGCCATATCGATCCTATTGGGCCTATCGGGCGGCGGATGGTGGCCATCGATAGCCAGCGCCTTCGGGGCTGCGGCGCCCCCGCGCCGAAGGGGCTTCGCCATGGGCCTTTACAGCGCCTCCTTCGGCTCCGCCTATGCGATCGGCCCGTTCCTTGGGGGCTTGGCGATAAGCCTGAGCGGTTATCCGGCGGCCTTCGCGCTCTGCCTCGCGGCCGGCACATTGGGCGCTGCCCTATCGGCCCTCATGAGGAGGGGGGAAGGGCCCATGGGGCGAGGGGGCCATATGGCCCCCGGGGGATTGGGGGATGCCCGATCCCTGAGCGCTTCTTGCGCCGGCGGCTACGCCAACGGCGTCCTGATGGGCTTTTTATTCACCATATTCCCGGTTTACCTGAAGGCCTTGGGCTTTTTGGAGAGCCAGATCGGCGCCATCGTGATGGCCTTCGGGATCGCTAGGACGGCAACGTTCCTGAAGGCCGGGGGCTTGGCCGATAAGCATGGCCATTCCAAGATCGCCGCCCTCGGGTTGGCGATAGCGGCGATCGCCTCGACCGCCATCGGCATATCCGGGAGCGGGATCGGCGTTTGGCCCTCTTCGATCCTCTTGGGACTCGCGATGGGGCTGATCTTCCCCTCCCTTACGGCCATGGCCGCGGGGGGAGGCAGCGGGTTCAGGATGGGGATCTTCGAAACGGCCGTTGGGGTAGGCCTATTCTCCGGGCCCTTGGTGGGCGGATATTTGGCCGATGCCATAGCCCCGGAGGCCTCCCTATATTTTTGCGCGTTGATCAGCCTCGCCTCCTTGGCGGCCGTTTCAGCGCTTTCCAGGCTAAGGATCTGA
- a CDS encoding class I SAM-dependent methyltransferase — MDPRRGPLKFLEMINQIKLMGKYDLYEEDYFYGRGKFGYFGYRHRLKGAIQRHYLNILKWANRRSPWNVLEGNGKSALDIGCAYGFVVELLRKLGYDAKGIDLSRHAVRNHKGLMSDLDLIIGDAQELPFRRESFDLITCFETLEHLPNLRKDKG, encoded by the coding sequence TTGGATCCAAGGAGGGGCCCCTTAAAATTTTTAGAGATGATCAACCAAATCAAACTTATGGGGAAATATGATTTGTATGAGGAGGATTATTTTTATGGGAGAGGAAAGTTCGGATATTTTGGATATAGGCATAGGCTCAAAGGAGCCATACAAAGACATTATCTCAATATATTAAAATGGGCAAATCGCCGGTCCCCTTGGAATGTCTTGGAAGGAAATGGGAAGAGTGCGCTTGACATTGGATGCGCGTATGGATTCGTGGTGGAATTATTAAGGAAACTTGGCTATGATGCGAAGGGCATAGATCTTTCTAGGCATGCGGTAAGGAACCATAAAGGCCTGATGAGCGATCTTGATTTGATAATTGGCGATGCACAAGAATTACCCTTCAGAAGAGAATCGTTCGATCTAATTACTTGTTTCGAAACTCTTGAACACCTGCCAAACCTGAGAAAAGACAAGGGTTT
- a CDS encoding glycosyltransferase family 4 protein has translation MYSGGGERTAIYECILLGRRGHEVSCFAPAVRPDVCYPELIGKINLRGFIPRVKINLPLRDFLSLSASSFLAPAVSGKFKGFDAILCHGQPATWIGYQVSMRLGKKYFCYLHQPARFLYPREIDRKVGWKTKRDLAILDHLVRLGKPFATAFDHISVVSSEKVLVNSEWIGSQVRKIYGVNVIVCPPGVDVEKFSPAEKRPMLIVNGLRIDSPFILTTNRHYPQKGLEYAIEMMPLLLKDYDVNLVITGDFTYYTSKLMKLAKDLKVNEKVIFTNRVDEGSLIELYRSASVYAYTSPCEDFGLGPLEAMACGTPAVVWDYAGPSETVLDGVTGYKARPYQIDDFVEKIARLLSDPDLNQRMAESGARYVRERYSWDNHINMLEAVIAKPEEF, from the coding sequence ATGTATAGCGGGGGAGGGGAACGGACGGCCATTTACGAATGCATCCTTTTAGGGAGGAGGGGGCACGAGGTTTCCTGCTTCGCCCCCGCGGTTAGGCCTGATGTATGCTATCCGGAATTGATCGGAAAAATCAATTTAAGGGGCTTCATCCCCCGGGTGAAAATCAACCTCCCCCTTAGGGATTTCCTAAGCCTATCGGCGAGCTCTTTCCTCGCGCCGGCCGTTTCCGGGAAATTTAAAGGCTTCGATGCAATCCTCTGCCACGGGCAGCCCGCGACTTGGATAGGGTATCAAGTTTCAATGAGGCTCGGGAAGAAATACTTTTGCTATTTGCATCAACCGGCCCGTTTCCTATACCCTAGGGAGATCGACAGGAAGGTGGGTTGGAAAACCAAGAGGGACTTGGCGATCTTGGACCATTTGGTGAGGTTGGGCAAGCCATTCGCCACAGCCTTCGACCACATATCAGTAGTTTCCTCCGAAAAGGTCTTAGTCAATAGCGAATGGATAGGGTCTCAAGTTAGGAAGATATATGGCGTTAACGTGATCGTTTGTCCACCAGGAGTTGACGTAGAGAAGTTTTCACCTGCCGAAAAGAGGCCAATGTTAATCGTTAATGGATTAAGGATTGATTCACCATTTATCCTCACGACGAACAGACATTATCCACAGAAAGGATTGGAATATGCCATTGAAATGATGCCCCTCCTTCTTAAGGATTATGATGTGAATTTGGTCATTACGGGTGACTTCACATATTATACATCAAAGTTGATGAAATTGGCAAAAGATCTTAAAGTCAATGAAAAAGTTATTTTCACAAATAGAGTTGATGAGGGATCATTAATAGAACTTTATCGAAGCGCAAGCGTTTACGCATATACATCCCCTTGCGAAGATTTTGGGTTGGGTCCCTTGGAGGCAATGGCCTGCGGAACGCCGGCGGTCGTATGGGATTATGCAGGACCGAGCGAAACGGTCCTCGATGGCGTGACCGGATACAAAGCAAGACCATACCAAATTGATGACTTCGTTGAAAAAATCGCGCGCCTCTTGAGCGATCCCGATCTAAATCAAAGGATGGCCGAGAGCGGGGCCAGATACGTCAGGGAGAGATACTCTTGGGATAATCATATAAATATGCTGGAGGCCGTCATAGCGAAACCCGAAGAGTTTTGA